The genome window CCGGAGGGAGCGCATTTACCGGACTGCGGTGCAACTTTTTCGCGAGCGGGGTTTTCATCAGACCACCGCCACCGATATCGCCAAGGCTGCGCATGTCTCCAGGGGGACTTTTTTCAACTACTACCCCTACAAGGAGGCCGTGCTGCTCGACTATGGCGCGGAGTTGCTGGGTCAGCTCTCCGAGCAGGCCAGGGCCGAACTCGAGGAAGGCAGCCCGCCGCTGGAAGTGCTCCGGAGGATGTGGGAGCGGCTTTCTGAGGTATCCGAGCGCGAGCGCGAACTGCTCTCACCGCTGGCCTACGAACTGCTCAACCCCGATCCCGAGCGGGCCCGCTCGGCCTTTGAAGCCCTACCCTTAGGAGACTTCGTGGCGGAGGTGCTACGCCCCTTGCGCGAGGCGGGCGAGCTCCGCAAAGACCTCTCCCTCGAGCGCATCGCCCGCTCGCTGGCCGATACTTACCTGCTCTCGGCGCTGCGTTGGGCCGCCTACACCCCCGAGCGTCGCCTCAAGGACGAGATGCTCAAGTTCCTCGATCTGGTGTTGGAGGGGGCGTTGGCCCGCTAGGCCCGCCTGCGCCGCCATTGCCTCAGGCTGCCCCAGATGCCCTGGCGGAACCCCAAAACCGCCAGCGTGAAGATTACGCCGGTGACCACGCCCCAGGCGTCAGTCCAGGTCGAGAGCCAGTCCCGCAGCAACAACACCACCGCCGCGCCCAAGAGCCCGCCCCACAGGGTGCCGATGCCTCCCAGGATGGTCATCATCACCACCAGGCCGGAAGTGGACCAATGGACCACCTCGAGGGCGACAAAGCCATGGTTGAGGGCATACAGACCTCCCGCCAACGCCGACAAGCCTGCGGAGAGCAAGAAGGCCAGGAGCTTGAAACGGGCGGTGGGGTAGCCCAGCGCTTGGGCCCGAGCCTCCTCCTCGCGCACGGCGATGAGTACGTGGCCAAAGGGAGAGCGCACGGTTCGCCAGGCTAAGAAGAACCCCAAGGCCACCAAGGGCAGCGCAGCGTAATAGAACGCCAAGGGGCTCGAGAGGTCCAGCCCCCAAAGGGTGCGAGGAACCCCCTGTACCCCGTTTTCGCCGCCGGTGAGGCCCCTGAGCTCGTTGGCCAGGTAATAGACCATCTGGGCAAAGGCCAGGGTAACCATGGCGAAGTAGATTCCCTGACGACGGATGGAAAGGAAGCCGATGGCCGTGGCGAGCAGGGCGGTGACCCCTACCCCCCCCAGCACCGCCAGCGGGAAAGGCAGACCGGCCTTGGCCAGAAGGGCGCTTGTATAGGCCGAGGTTCCCCAGAAAGCCGCATGCCCAAAGGAAAGCAGCCCCACATAGCCCAAAAGCAGATCCAAAGCCGCGGCAAAAAGGCCCCACAGCAAGAGGTCCAGGGCCAGCACCGGGTAGACCAGGTGGGGCAGGGCCAGGAGCAGCCCGCCAAAGAGAAGCCACAGGGGCATCAGCTGGCCTCCGGATTGCCGAAAAGCCCTGCTGGCCGCAGCAGCAGGACCAAAGCCATGAGGATGAAGACCAAAGTATTGGCCAGCGCGGGGTAAAACAGCGCCCCGAGCGCGGTGACCACCCCTACCAGAAAGCCCGCCACCACCGAGCCCAAAATGGAACCCAGCCCGCCGATGACCACTACCGCGAAGACGGTGATGATGAGGTCGGCCCCCATCAAGGGGGAGACGTTGCGCATGGGGGCGGCCAGGACCCCGGCCAAAGCGGCCAGAGCGGCCCCGAAACCAAACACCGGGGTGACCCATCGGTCCACGTTGATGCCCAGCGCGCGGGTCAGGTCGGGCCGCTCGGTGGCGGCGCGCACCACCATGCCCAGGCGGGTACGCTCGAGGGCATACCAGACCAACAGGCACACCAATAGGGAAAATCCGATGACAAACAAGCGGTA of Meiothermus sp. Pnk-1 contains these proteins:
- a CDS encoding TetR/AcrR family transcriptional regulator, whose translation is MPGLRERQKQRRRERIYRTAVQLFRERGFHQTTATDIAKAAHVSRGTFFNYYPYKEAVLLDYGAELLGQLSEQARAELEEGSPPLEVLRRMWERLSEVSERERELLSPLAYELLNPDPERARSAFEALPLGDFVAEVLRPLREAGELRKDLSLERIARSLADTYLLSALRWAAYTPERRLKDEMLKFLDLVLEGALAR
- a CDS encoding branched-chain amino acid ABC transporter permease, which codes for MPLWLLFGGLLLALPHLVYPVLALDLLLWGLFAAALDLLLGYVGLLSFGHAAFWGTSAYTSALLAKAGLPFPLAVLGGVGVTALLATAIGFLSIRRQGIYFAMVTLAFAQMVYYLANELRGLTGGENGVQGVPRTLWGLDLSSPLAFYYAALPLVALGFFLAWRTVRSPFGHVLIAVREEEARAQALGYPTARFKLLAFLLSAGLSALAGGLYALNHGFVALEVVHWSTSGLVVMMTILGGIGTLWGGLLGAAVVLLLRDWLSTWTDAWGVVTGVIFTLAVLGFRQGIWGSLRQWRRRRA
- a CDS encoding branched-chain amino acid ABC transporter permease, which translates into the protein MEPSVLFLHVFNGLVNGAFYALLSLGLAVIFGMLRVVNFMHGALYMLGAFGAYILLQEAGIGFGLALLLAPLLVGLLGMLLERLLLRHLYALDPLYNLLLTFGLTLFLQDGMRLFFGIQGQPYGTPGWLRGAVDLGVVVYPTYRLFVIGFSLLVCLLVWYALERTRLGMVVRAATERPDLTRALGINVDRWVTPVFGFGAALAALAGVLAAPMRNVSPLMGADLIITVFAVVVIGGLGSILGSVVAGFLVGVVTALGALFYPALANTLVFILMALVLLLRPAGLFGNPEAS